A region from the bacterium genome encodes:
- a CDS encoding endonuclease/exonuclease/phosphatase family protein produces the protein MRTIVTIALSALLAGALLLCGGCGQTDAVPTDTRTEANPYAVGRVGADSTLEVMTWNIQNFAKQGAVTAAEVIKVVEGLDVDIIALQEIENLAYFQQVREGLADWTGDRATSAAYQVNLAFLYPLEGEVEVTSVYEILTGARTELPRSPLVLEATFHGREFVVINNHYKCCGDNVIQEGDTWDEEWRRLGASRLLDEFIRTNYADKQVIMVGDFNDELSDDPEDNVFAPFLDDPDTYRFVDMNIALTPGALWSYPSWPSHIDHILITSGLFAAHQDARTSLTRVVPLHDYLGEGWTSYKDKVSDHLPVVLRLAP, from the coding sequence TTGCGCACCATCGTCACCATCGCCCTGTCCGCCCTGCTGGCCGGAGCGCTGCTGCTGTGCGGCGGCTGCGGCCAGACCGACGCCGTGCCCACGGACACGCGCACCGAGGCCAATCCCTACGCGGTCGGTCGCGTCGGCGCCGACTCGACCCTCGAGGTGATGACCTGGAACATCCAGAATTTCGCCAAGCAGGGAGCCGTGACGGCCGCCGAGGTGATCAAGGTGGTCGAGGGGCTGGACGTGGACATCATCGCGCTGCAGGAGATCGAGAACCTCGCCTACTTCCAGCAGGTGCGCGAAGGGCTGGCCGACTGGACGGGCGACCGCGCCACCAGCGCCGCCTACCAGGTCAACCTGGCCTTCCTGTACCCCCTGGAGGGCGAGGTCGAGGTGACGTCGGTGTACGAGATCCTCACCGGGGCCCGCACCGAGCTGCCCCGCAGCCCCCTCGTGCTCGAGGCGACTTTCCACGGCCGGGAGTTCGTCGTCATCAACAACCACTACAAGTGCTGCGGCGACAACGTCATCCAGGAAGGCGACACCTGGGACGAGGAGTGGCGCCGCCTCGGCGCCAGCCGCCTGCTCGACGAGTTCATCCGCACGAACTACGCCGACAAGCAGGTGATCATGGTCGGCGACTTCAACGACGAGCTCAGCGACGACCCCGAGGACAACGTCTTCGCGCCCTTCCTCGACGATCCGGACACCTACCGCTTCGTCGACATGAACATCGCCCTGACCCCGGGCGCCCTCTGGTCGTACCCCTCGTGGCCGAGCCACATCGACCACATCCTGATCACGTCGGGCCTTTTCGCCGCCCACCAGGACGCGCGCACCTCGCTGACGCGCGTGGTGCCCCTGCACGACTACCTGGGCGAGGGCTGGACGTCGTACAAGGACAAGGTGAGCGACCACCTGCCGGTGGTGCTGCGCCTGGCCCCCTGA